In a genomic window of Infirmifilum sp. NZ:
- a CDS encoding DNA-directed DNA polymerase I, with protein MTSVLYLFSVRYSGPDGKAVMYFYDDETGTLKAVPDYSGHKPYLLTDYTPEELIEKFPEVLRHPGFNKIEVVEKYDALNDRWVIMTKVEALDPLSIGGSSKSIREVLKGHAWEAKIKYHHCYIYDKHLIPGMPYTLTNGEPKLAEVEVPQGIRELVKTLSEDKVQETEMLEWAKLLNAPIPKIRRIAIDIEVESEALRVPSPKLAEDRVIAVSFYSSDGRKGVFLLKRRNMNAREAPKIPNADVRFFEDEKDLLQAVFSLLDSYPVVLTFNGDNFDLPYLYNRALKLGFRKENIPIVWSEKSEYADLRNSIHIDLYKFFTNKSMKVYAFGNKYREGQTLDEIASALIGKGKVKHEDLISEMSYERLAEYSFRDAELTYELTAFNDDLVMKLIILMMRISKLPMEDLTRHNISAWIRNMFYFEHRQRGWLIPNPEEIVQLKGETSTRAIIKGKKYLGAIVIDPIPGVYFNVLVVDFASLYPSVIKTGNLSYETVRCPHEECKKNIIPGTTHWVCTRKRGMMSSLIGVLRDLRVYVYKKVAKESKDSAEKQQYEVIQSALKVFLNASYGVFGSEAFPLYCPPVAEGTTALGRYAILKTMRKAVDLGIPVLYGDTDSLFLWNPSREQLDKLLQSVLDELKIDLSIDKEYKWVVFSERKKNYLGALKDGKVDVKGLVGKKRNTPDFVKNLFTEITSLLSKAENITSFEESIEKVREIIRQAIKELKSGEVPLDQLAFNVVLTKDIQEYNKTTPQHKKAAQQLLSEYRKLYGSVPVNITRGSIVSYVKTRDKHGVKHLQLARIDEVDTEKYLEVMKTTLEQVLDALEISFDELLGVSSIDEFLKIKQ; from the coding sequence GTGACATCCGTGCTTTACCTTTTCTCGGTCAGGTACTCCGGTCCCGACGGAAAAGCTGTGATGTACTTCTACGACGATGAGACCGGCACTCTCAAAGCAGTGCCGGACTACAGCGGCCACAAGCCTTACCTGCTTACAGATTACACGCCTGAAGAGCTTATTGAGAAGTTCCCAGAAGTTTTACGGCACCCAGGTTTTAACAAAATTGAAGTTGTCGAGAAGTACGACGCTCTCAACGACCGATGGGTTATTATGACTAAGGTCGAGGCGCTTGACCCATTGTCTATCGGAGGTTCGTCTAAGAGCATAAGGGAAGTTCTCAAGGGGCACGCCTGGGAGGCTAAGATAAAGTACCATCACTGCTACATCTATGACAAGCATTTGATCCCTGGTATGCCCTACACTTTGACCAACGGTGAACCTAAACTGGCTGAAGTGGAGGTTCCGCAGGGCATAAGAGAGCTCGTTAAGACCTTAAGCGAGGATAAAGTGCAGGAAACTGAGATGCTTGAGTGGGCTAAACTTCTCAACGCTCCTATCCCGAAGATTCGACGAATAGCGATCGACATTGAAGTTGAGTCTGAGGCACTCCGCGTACCCAGCCCTAAATTAGCAGAAGACAGAGTAATCGCAGTCTCCTTTTATTCCTCCGACGGTCGGAAAGGCGTCTTCCTCCTAAAGAGGCGGAACATGAATGCAAGGGAGGCTCCAAAAATACCGAATGCCGATGTCAGGTTTTTTGAAGACGAGAAAGATCTCCTCCAGGCTGTTTTCTCATTACTCGACAGCTACCCGGTCGTTCTTACTTTTAACGGCGATAACTTCGACCTTCCTTACCTATACAACAGGGCTCTCAAGCTCGGCTTTAGGAAAGAAAACATCCCTATAGTGTGGAGCGAGAAGTCGGAGTACGCTGATCTCCGCAACTCGATTCACATAGACCTGTACAAGTTCTTCACTAATAAATCAATGAAAGTCTATGCCTTTGGCAACAAATACAGGGAGGGGCAGACCCTAGACGAGATAGCTTCAGCGCTGATAGGTAAGGGAAAAGTTAAACACGAGGACCTGATATCGGAGATGAGCTACGAAAGACTGGCTGAGTACAGTTTTCGTGACGCAGAGCTGACTTATGAGCTAACCGCCTTCAACGACGACCTTGTAATGAAGCTGATTATCCTCATGATGAGGATCTCGAAGTTGCCTATGGAGGACCTTACGCGCCACAATATCTCTGCATGGATTCGGAACATGTTCTACTTTGAACACAGACAGCGAGGGTGGCTAATCCCCAACCCAGAGGAGATCGTACAGCTAAAGGGAGAAACTTCGACTAGAGCTATAATAAAAGGCAAGAAATACCTTGGAGCGATAGTCATAGACCCCATACCTGGAGTCTACTTTAACGTGCTCGTAGTGGACTTTGCCAGCCTGTATCCCAGCGTGATAAAGACGGGTAATCTTAGCTATGAGACTGTCCGCTGCCCGCACGAGGAGTGCAAGAAGAACATTATACCCGGCACAACACACTGGGTGTGTACAAGGAAACGAGGTATGATGTCGTCGCTCATAGGCGTTCTGAGAGACCTGCGCGTCTACGTGTACAAAAAAGTGGCAAAAGAAAGCAAGGACAGCGCTGAAAAACAGCAGTACGAAGTTATCCAATCTGCTCTCAAGGTCTTCCTGAATGCAAGCTACGGAGTCTTCGGCTCTGAGGCCTTCCCATTGTATTGTCCCCCTGTGGCCGAGGGCACGACGGCTTTGGGTAGGTACGCGATTCTAAAGACTATGCGCAAAGCCGTTGATCTAGGTATCCCTGTTCTTTATGGTGACACAGACAGCCTCTTTCTGTGGAACCCCTCACGTGAACAGCTCGATAAACTTCTCCAATCAGTTTTAGACGAGCTGAAAATCGACCTAAGCATAGATAAGGAGTACAAGTGGGTCGTGTTCAGTGAGAGAAAGAAGAACTACCTAGGAGCACTCAAAGACGGGAAAGTGGATGTGAAGGGACTTGTTGGCAAGAAGCGAAACACTCCGGACTTCGTAAAGAACCTCTTTACAGAGATCACTTCACTACTCTCTAAGGCCGAGAACATAACCTCTTTCGAGGAAAGCATAGAGAAGGTTAGGGAGATCATCAGGCAGGCTATAAAGGAGCTTAAAAGTGGTGAAGTACCGCTCGACCAGCTTGCTTTCAATGTCGTGCTAACGAAAGACATCCAGGAGTACAACAAGACAACACCTCAGCACAAGAAAGCCGCTCAGCAACTTTTGTCAGAGTACCGTAAGCTCTACGGAAGCGTCCCGGTGAATATTACACGTGGTAGCATAGTCAGCTACGTTAAAACAAGGGATAAGCATGGCGTGAAACATCTCCAGCTGGCGAGGATCGACGAGGTAGATACTGAAAAATACTTAGAAGTGATGAAAACCACGCTGGAGCAAGTCCTGGACGCGCTTGAAATAAGCTTCGACGAGCTGCTCGGAGTCTCTTCCATCGATGAGTTCCTAAAAATCAAACAATGA
- a CDS encoding signal peptidase I, translating to MPSRANDGHAKESVVFILVLLISVLLIFSLSYILRTQVPLAVVSSWSMEPTLHVGDIVVVVGSESYSVGDIVVYESPSGLIVHRIVLIAGNTYVTKGDANPYPDSLHPSFSSIKGKVVLVIPYIGTIKLAFESLIRG from the coding sequence ATGCCCAGTCGCGCCAATGATGGCCATGCGAAAGAAAGCGTTGTTTTTATACTAGTTCTCCTAATCTCTGTACTCTTAATTTTCTCGCTTAGTTACATTCTGCGAACGCAGGTTCCCTTAGCCGTCGTCTCGAGCTGGTCAATGGAGCCGACACTTCACGTAGGAGATATCGTAGTTGTAGTAGGCTCAGAGTCCTATTCGGTAGGTGACATCGTTGTATACGAGTCTCCTTCTGGTCTAATCGTGCATCGGATCGTGCTAATAGCAGGTAATACGTACGTGACAAAGGGCGACGCAAATCCCTACCCTGACAGCCTTCATCCTTCTTTCTCATCGATAAAGGGCAAAGTGGTTCTCGTAATACCTTACATTGGCACGATAAAGCTTGCCTTCGAGTCTCTCATTAGAGGTTAG
- a CDS encoding DUF371 domain-containing protein: MQAIVAVEKLKAFGHPNVKAFHATTLEITRDNDLTPRGDCILAVSATKSAFDLSKDLKDSLRRGDWLVMILAIPDTDLYDYMIARGSCSLTFTDRRSLVVRKSDYIDGRTIAVKSTKAAKDIKREIISMLRNPCVQLDVTLIAVSSQIELNDSIIRLLLAKFLQKSPSKP; the protein is encoded by the coding sequence ATGCAGGCAATAGTTGCTGTTGAAAAGTTGAAAGCGTTCGGGCACCCTAATGTAAAAGCCTTTCATGCAACTACGCTGGAGATCACAAGAGATAATGATCTTACTCCTCGAGGGGACTGCATATTGGCTGTTTCAGCGACTAAATCGGCTTTCGATCTGTCTAAGGATCTTAAGGACTCACTTCGTAGAGGAGACTGGTTAGTGATGATATTGGCAATTCCGGACACAGATCTGTACGACTACATGATCGCTAGGGGGTCGTGCAGCCTAACGTTCACCGATAGGAGGTCTCTCGTCGTTAGGAAAAGTGATTACATTGACGGCAGAACAATAGCTGTGAAATCCACTAAAGCTGCGAAAGACATCAAAAGGGAGATTATTAGCATGCTTAGAAACCCCTGTGTGCAGCTTGATGTAACTTTAATCGCAGTATCAAGCCAGATTGAATTAAATGACTCTATAATCAGACTCCTTCTAGCAAAATTTCTGCAAAAATCGCCGTCTAAGCCCTAA
- the rimI gene encoding ribosomal protein S18-alanine N-acetyltransferase has translation MEKAYIVREARREDLDEVIRINREVLPENYPAFYFEMHLKNFGKAFLVAEMNGKIVGYVMCRVEYDTLYTNPNKVGKRGHIISIAVIPEAQGKGIGTELMTRALESMKKYYGAEEYYLEVRVSNEIAIRVYKKLGFNVVKVLPKYYLDGEDAYLMARPA, from the coding sequence GTGGAAAAAGCGTACATAGTCAGGGAGGCACGTCGCGAAGACCTTGACGAGGTTATAAGGATCAATAGGGAAGTCTTACCCGAGAATTACCCTGCCTTCTATTTTGAAATGCACTTGAAAAACTTCGGGAAGGCGTTCCTCGTAGCGGAGATGAATGGAAAGATCGTCGGGTATGTAATGTGCAGAGTTGAGTATGACACTCTGTACACAAACCCCAACAAGGTTGGAAAAAGGGGACACATCATTTCGATAGCCGTGATCCCTGAGGCACAAGGAAAGGGTATCGGGACCGAGTTAATGACCAGGGCGTTGGAAAGCATGAAAAAGTACTACGGAGCAGAAGAGTACTACCTGGAGGTGCGTGTCAGCAACGAGATCGCTATTCGAGTTTACAAAAAACTGGGGTTTAACGTTGTTAAAGTTCTACCCAAATACTACCTTGACGGTGAAGATGCATATTTAATGGCTCGGCCTGCTTAG
- a CDS encoding ABC transporter substrate-binding protein: protein MQANQSSQRKSVRAAIKISAAMIVGLLLGVALGLSYFTSLTSLQQNTTRVQAVVVPIGALVELTGDLESYGKRDMHALELAVEDINAFAEQVGSPFRFRLLVEDTGTNPEQARAKIQALAAQGVQAVIGLEASSEVSQVKQFADANKVVVVSVGSTAISLAVAGDYVFRVVPSDVYQGRALARLVFSSGFRGAAVIYRNDAWGKGLFEAFAARFRELGGSVEAVAFDPNAQDVSGEVARLAEAASKLGPSTAVVLISFEDDGIKVIQAAAQNPTLSKLKWFGTDGVALSTKLSDQVGGQLVMLGGFPCTIFQPAGNPQQQEFIERFRSRFGEYPHSYAMNAYDAAWLVALSVMAAGQYSGEAIAKALPTVAQHYYGVTGNTALDQTGDRSAGDYAVWAVIRTPSGYNWTQIALYDSQADTVVKV, encoded by the coding sequence GTGCAGGCGAATCAATCCAGCCAAAGAAAAAGCGTTAGAGCCGCGATAAAAATCTCCGCCGCTATGATAGTGGGTCTGCTTCTTGGAGTAGCTCTGGGGCTTTCTTACTTCACGTCACTCACGTCACTACAGCAAAATACAACTCGAGTGCAGGCAGTTGTGGTCCCCATAGGAGCGTTAGTCGAACTCACAGGAGACTTGGAATCGTACGGTAAGCGAGATATGCACGCGCTCGAGCTTGCTGTGGAGGATATTAATGCTTTCGCGGAGCAGGTTGGGTCGCCTTTCAGGTTCAGGCTCCTCGTCGAGGACACCGGCACGAACCCCGAGCAGGCTAGAGCCAAGATACAGGCCCTCGCAGCCCAAGGAGTACAAGCCGTCATAGGGCTTGAAGCGAGCAGCGAAGTAAGCCAAGTCAAGCAGTTCGCAGACGCAAACAAAGTCGTAGTAGTAAGCGTAGGCTCCACTGCGATTTCGCTTGCTGTTGCTGGTGACTACGTGTTTAGGGTTGTGCCTAGCGACGTGTACCAGGGGCGGGCGCTGGCTAGGCTGGTGTTCAGCAGCGGCTTCCGGGGGGCTGCGGTGATCTACAGGAACGACGCGTGGGGTAAGGGGCTGTTCGAGGCGTTCGCCGCCAGGTTCCGGGAGCTCGGCGGCAGCGTCGAGGCCGTCGCCTTCGACCCCAACGCCCAGGACGTCTCGGGCGAGGTCGCTAGGCTCGCCGAAGCCGCCTCCAAGCTCGGCCCCTCCACCGCAGTAGTGCTCATCAGCTTCGAGGACGACGGCATAAAAGTAATCCAGGCAGCCGCCCAAAACCCCACACTCTCAAAGCTCAAGTGGTTCGGAACAGACGGCGTAGCTTTATCGACAAAGCTCTCTGACCAAGTTGGCGGACAGCTGGTGATGCTCGGAGGGTTTCCGTGCACGATCTTCCAGCCCGCTGGTAACCCTCAGCAACAGGAGTTTATTGAAAGGTTTAGAAGTAGGTTTGGCGAATACCCGCACTCTTATGCAATGAACGCTTACGATGCTGCTTGGCTTGTGGCCCTCTCGGTGATGGCTGCAGGCCAGTACAGCGGGGAAGCCATCGCCAAAGCCCTCCCCACAGTGGCGCAGCACTACTACGGAGTAACAGGAAACACAGCACTAGACCAAACAGGAGACAGGTCAGCGGGAGACTACGCAGTTTGGGCAGTGATCAGGACGCCAAGCGGGTACAACTGGACGCAAATCGCGCTCTATGACTCGCAGGCAGATACTGTTGTCAAAGTCTAA
- a CDS encoding 50S ribosomal protein L40e → MPIRDPEKLQLALDHHFKVKICRRCNARNPWEAERCRRCHSRDLRPKRYKK, encoded by the coding sequence ATGCCCATTAGGGACCCTGAAAAACTGCAACTGGCCCTAGATCACCACTTTAAAGTGAAGATCTGCAGAAGGTGTAATGCTCGTAATCCTTGGGAGGCCGAAAGGTGCCGTAGGTGCCACAGCAGGGATCTTCGGCCTAAGAGGTACAAGAAGTAG